TATCCTAGGAAAGAGAGGAGCAGAGGCACGGTCGCCCAAGTTTTTCTCGCCTTTAATCTCACTGCAACGCATAGATGGACCTACTCACCTGGGCGCTCGTTAATGCCGTCAGCGACTGTGTGGGTCCACAACACCGATTAGTTCGGGAAGGATGACATGAGGAGAGTTGTCGTCGATTCGCTCCCCTCTGTGCTCGGCGACGAGTGGAGGTGTATTGGGTTGTCTCCTACAAAGACAAGGCCACACTCCATGACAGCGGCCCCGACTGGTTATTCGGTAACTTGTAATCGCTCCTCGCACCTTGCATGCTTGCCATTATTTGTGAAATAGGTTCCTTGTATTATACGAGTATATCTAGGACTTGTGGGCGTTTCGCAATGAATTGGATCGTCATGAAAAATAGTGTGCTTTTTTGCTGGGAAGAAAATGTGCATCTTAAAGCACTTGTAATATCAACCAACTGGAATTCTGTTGTGAGAAAAATGTTCTACATAGTCCCTAGGAGAATCTTGTTTTTTTAGAACCTATGAGGATCTTGTTTTGTTGTACGAAGACGCCTTAAAGGATCTATTGGAATGGCATCGGATGCTTTTGGCACCATCGTACTGGCAGGTATATAAGGACTATTGCCACAAAAAATGTTTTGGCTCGCGAGCTCGAGTGCTCTCGccatttaaaaaataaaatctatTTTTACAAGTTactaaaaaatctgaaaataattttGAGATCTGTCAATAATACATCTTACAATCATGCAAAATCTCAAAtcgaatttttttattttgtgctaGAAAAAATGACAAAATTTGATATGTTTTGGcagatttgaaaatgactactcagatctACACTTTTGTCAAGTTACTGGGATAAAAAGAatgatttttaaaaaaaataggaTCATTGGTGCCCATTGGGTCTTTACAACTGAACGCTATGTAAGTATGAGAAGAAAATCCCATACGACCTAGGTCATACATGCTAGATTCGTGGACGACCTCCCACATTTGACGCGTGGCAATCCGAATATCGAAGGAGTCAACCATTTTATTCCCATTTACCAAATCGCACATCTCGATACCGTCGGGACACTCCTCGACGCCGCTAGAGTTCTTATGCTTGTTCCACCATTGCATCCCTGCGGTCACTTCTCTCTGCCGGTTTTCACGGCCGTGCTTATCGGTGTATCCACCGGCACTCACTGCACTCCCCCGCGTACATGGCGACGCTCGGCTGCAGATCCACAGTGCTTGTATTCTCCCCAGTGTTCTCGGACAGCTTCTTGTCTGCCCAGCAGTGCAACTCCGCTGCTTCGCGAACCACATGCCTTCCACCACGGCCGCCCTCCTCGACGTCGTCAGTCGCGACACCACCAGTAGACCGCACTATCTGCTTGCCATGGATTGGAAGGGAAACCAACGCGGACTGCTACACCGGGAGAGAGCTTCCTGGCGCTACGGTAGGGGAGAGCAGGTTGGATGTCTCCCTCGCCGGTTGTTGCGCCGGCGCAACAGGCAGGACAGGAAAGTCGTGGGAGAGACAAGCGGAATTTAGGGGCGAGGTGCTTTGAGATTCATATTTCCAGGTGTCATGTGGGGGATGTTCATTTCGTGTCAAGATAAGTATACACACATGTCACTCCGTGGGGCCATATTCACCATTGAGTCAAGCTTTGAGTCCTGGAAGAATAAGCGACAGCTAGCTGTTAACTCAAAAGATGGACATCTAGATAACTTTATTGAGTATGGTATAAAGTTCCTATTCATGTATTTTGTGAAAATATCTTCTTTTCTCCAATATTGTgtccaaaagtatttgttaataTGTAAGTATTAACAAGGAAAATACGTATATTTCATTGATTTACCAAAATATAAGGGCAAGTAGATGCAAGGCGATAATGGCGGGTCGCAATAATATTGAATATATTGTGATTATAATTGCTTTGATAAGTGTATGAGGCTCAAACTTATTagaccgtggcaacgcacgggcattcaactagttagcTTAAAACAACAGAAGTACACATCACACGGAAACCACCAGAAGAAACGCGAAAGGACACGCGTCTAGGAACATTTGCAGATAGACCCCCGaacaaaaaggaaaaaaacaaagAAGCCCTTGGAAGTCCCTGCAACCACCATCTTCTCCGCATCTCGCCGGATCCGAGCCAGCACAATCGCCGTCACTGGCTTTGCGGGTCGAAGGAGAAGCTCCCCACACGGAGGAGCCGTTGACGTTGGGGCGCGTCGACCGGGGACCATCCCCGTGCTGCAGAACGGAACCCGGCTCCGCCGGACCGCACCGACCAAGTCGGGGGAAACCGGCAGAGCTGCCGCCGTCGGGCCTGCAACCCGCTCCCGAGCCGCCATCCTCTCCCAACTGCCGAGACCACCACCAAGGCAACGGCCACCAACAGCCTTCTTCACTCATGTACACCTTCTTCTAGCTTCCCGGCGGCGCTGGAGGAGACGTCGACGTAGCGCGGAAGAAGCTGAAGAACAAAATCCCCTGACAAGATCTTCGCCGGCGCCTCGAAGAAATCGCCTGGGAACCCAACCTCCGCCGACCAGAGCAAGCGGCGGGGACCCATGTCCGCGACTCCTCGGCGTCTCCATAGAGCGCCATCGAGGCGGAAGCCCGGAACAACTCATTTGCGGCGACAGCGACGACTCCAGCCGAGCGCCGTCACCCAAAAGAACTACCCTAACCCTATCTACAAGCCGAGCCAAGGGAACTGGGGATCCCCCTCCCTCCCCCCGCCGCTGGAGCGACGAGAGAAGAGAGAGGGAGCCAGCGCCCTCGCCGGCGACGGAGAACGGAGGGAAACTAAGCTCCGCCCTTTTCGCCTCTCTCTACTGTAGCTGGAGATAAGGGAGAAAGGGAAGCAGTCTTTTCCAGAACGAGTTCGAACTTGAATGGTACTATTCTTGGTATACTCCTTGAGAGAAGGGCTTCATTGGTGCGTGTACAACTTCTATCATTTTTTTCACTTCTCTTTCACGTTTATCCAGTTTTATATGACACATGTTAAATCAAGACACGCCGGCATTCCTATTGTATCCTATGGCATTGTTGTTTTTCGTTAAACTTGGTTCAGATTTTCATTTTCCCCTTCAAAGGAGGAAGATTGTACACTAGATTTTATTTCAGACCTCGTTTTAAATCCAGTTAATCTTCTGCATTTTAAATATACTGAGAGCAAATTTTGCGAAAGTACTGCTTGCACTTGGTCTTTTTGTTTAAGTGTGTTGATTCTTCTTTCCTGTGAAAGTACTGCTTCCTTGATTTGTTGTCCAAGATGCTTGTGTTAATGCCTCGTAAGGAATGTTTTGCAATGTGGTGCCGAATTGTCTTGACTTAACACTCCAAATTCTGAACTTGAGTTTAGGTACCGAGTCATTCATCTTCTAGTACTGACTGATTATTTGGTACTTCATCAACACTAATCGTCTAGTACTtgatgatacttggcaatttcagTACCCAGTTTGAGATAACCATTGAGAATATCTAGTGCTACAGCATATTTGGCTGCTACCAGATTCCAGGGATATGGGCCGTTTGATCCAGTTGGATGGACAGGATTTCAGCCGGTTAGTCTACTGTAATATTATCGTCTACTTGATGCTTGACAAGTTAAGTCATGGTGCCGAATAATTTGAGAAGAGCATATTCTTTTGCCTTCTCTTTTTAGGTACTTAGAGTATATCTACCGGTGCCCTTTAAATAGGTGTAGGCACTGCATCTTTCatttggggatgatgttcccacaccggcgcccccataCAGTGGCCCCAAAagcttttcttttccttttacaatattttgaaacaacatatCAATCACATAAATTATTTATACAATATTTTGATATAGTTTACAACAAATAGAAataaaattattcatacaatattCTGATATAGTTTAACACAAATagaaattaaattattcatacaataatTCAAATTAAATCATTCATTGTTGATGGTGGCCgtgtctattgcaagcaggggGCGCGACAACGACGGTGGCGATAGCGATCTAGAGGGCTAGGAGTCAGCTCAAGCGTGGGTGGGAAGTGGAGAAAACGGTGTGTCTGGCTGTGCCACGCGCGAGTTCTGACGTTCCGTAGGCGCCGGCGCACCCGATCCACGCCCTCAACGAAGGGGCCGGCACAGGATTACCGACGTCTCTATTGGGCTCAAAAACACGCCGGCACTTTTTGAGGCACACCGGTGAGCCCATTTTGGGACACCGGCCCCGGGGcgcccggtggagatgctcttaacagACGGTTCAGTGTACCATCACCTAGGTACTGACTCGTTAATCTCAGGTACTGATTACTGTCCTGGTACTGAATAATGCTTACCTAGATGCTTGGTCCATAGATGAATAGAATCTTTGCCCTGAGGAATAAATTGTTACCTTAAAAAAAGGTAAAATTCGGCTGAAAAAATCCTCCACTGTCCAGACAAAGTGTTACGCTGTCTTCCCATGTGAACGCCCGGCCATCTGTGTCAAACACTGACCGGAACCTTCTCTAAATACATACATAGACAATATAGCATATTATCAACAAAAATAGATTCAGAGTTATTACAAGGCACGTTCAGGTTCAATCAAAGAATGAATATAATCATGCCAATTCAAAAGTACAATATCAGGCCACTGTAAGAAAGCTCCCTTTCCATCACCAATCTTGGAAACACCACCCTTTTCCTGTACAAAATGTTGCATAGATCTGCTCCTTGGTTCGAGCATGGGGTTACCAGGCTGAATAAATGACAGATACAAGATGTTACCCATGGAGTTTAACTCATGCCAGGCTTCTCCTCCGTGAGTGGTCTGTGGTGATCGACTTCGGATTCGAAGGATGGTCTGTCCCAGCAAAGCTTTTGGGCTCAGCAAGCCTCTTCAGTCGCTCACCCAATGGCTCGGTTGTCCCGCCACTTTTCTCTTTCTTCGCACCAGTAAATGATGGAGCTGATTTACTCAGGCCATTTGTGTGCTCTCTGCTTGCATTTGTAGAATCTTTCCCACTTCTTGTAGCGATCCTCTTCTGCCTCTCTAATTTAAGCCTCTCCAAACGCTTCATTTGCTCGTCTTCCTGGAAGTGAGACAAGCCACTGGGAGGTTAAATATACAGATGGAACAACCACGACAACAAAAAATCAATTCAAGGTAGAACAAGACCAGAGAAATCTCGAGAAATAAAACAAATGGATTGAATGAACATCTGTAAATATGTCAAAGAGCAGGTTGCTAAATCACATAAAAAGTCAGTTCATTTTCTGGAGATACTATACTATATTTGGAGCTGATAAGACTTCTGCATTCTACAGTATGAGACCAATAAAGTGCAAAAGTGACTGAAATTCTAAATTAAAAGTACTGCCTGCCTAACATTCCGTGGATTATTCTAATAAACTCTAGGAGATTGTTTTCACTCAGATATGATTGGAAAAAAGGAACACATTGTTTTCACTCAACTGGCAATAGGCACAGATAACACAACACATTTAAATCATGCAAAAGAGGAGTTTCAACTTCcaaacaaatcaaatggagaTAAGAAGAAAAGGAATAAAATACGCCACTACCTGCTCTTTCTTCAGTTTCAGAAGGTCCGCTTTATATGCTCGCAGGTTCTGTGCACGCTTTTGTGCATCATTTAGTGGAGTCTTTGGAGCTGAAAGTCTCCTCAGCAAGGCCTCCTTCTTTCTTTTATCCAAACCGTCCTTTGCATTCTTTAGCTTCTGTTTCTCAGGCTTCTTTGCGTCACTATCTATACCATGTGAAACATCCTCTGCATTTGTGTCTTCGACCTTAACAATTGTCTGGATCTGCATGTGGCTATCATAATCCATTGATGGGTCATATCCAAATGAAGCATTGTCAAATCCACGATCTGGGATCAACTGGTCTGGCTCATAGAAAAGTTTAGTTTCAGATTTCCTGTCTGGTGTCTTCTGGATGCTATATGGAAGCTCAACATCTATGTCAATAGCAGTTCTGTTTTCTGGTCCATGGTTATCTTGTGAGTTGGATCTAACAGGAATCATAAACGACTCATCAGCCACACCATGCACGTTCTTGTCCACCTGAGTGGGACTCCTATACCTGGCTTCTGCAAGAGGATCCAACGAACTCCTCCTGTCTATTTGCCTGCCCTGACCATAGACCATGAAGTCGTCACTTGTCCCACTCCTGTATGCTCCACCACCAGCTTCTATCTCCTTCATTTCACCATTCATATAGCTTCTCCCTTCCCCCGACATCACTAGTTCATCATTAGACAGAACTCGCATAGCTCTAGTCCTCCCATTCGACGACTCAAAGCCTACTGCCCCTAGTTCATGGAAATTACCAGAGTCTCGCCCAGTTAAAAGAATAGGATCAGCAGTATTTACATTCTTTTTTCTGCTTGACGGGGGCTCTCTTTCACCAGAAAATAGTTCAGCATCATTAGATCTTGTTTTTTCTTCTGCTTTTAGCAAGAAATTTTGGAATGAACTCCAGTTTCCTTGGTCAGCATCTTGGCCAAAAGATGCTCCATCGTCTCCAGAGCCCATAGCAGTTTTCCTACCACCGTTTTTCTTTGAACTTGAGCTCTTATGCTTCCCGTCTCTTGACTTAGTGTGTGAATCATCGCTGTCCTCAGACCCAGCATCAGAACTTGACTGTGACTCACTCTCTGATGAACCATGCTTTTTTGATGTTACATTTACATTCCGGATAACAACTATACTAGGTTTCTTCTTCCCTGAGCGCTTACCCTTCTTATGTGACTTGCGTCCATGAGTACTCTCATTTTCTGAACTGCTATGATCACTTCCATCCTCCAGTGTTTCCGAGTCCTTACTGTCTGATGAGTGCTTCCTCGATGATCTCCTTCCCGAGTAGTGATGTCTTGGGTCATCCGCAGGAGGATATGGAGGGTAGTACGGATTCGCTCCAGGATAGTATGGCATGCCTTGCATATGATAAGGTGGGTAAACAGCTGCACCAGATGGAGGATGCATTGCCCATGGGGGATATGCCGCCTGATACCCTACCTGCTGAGCGGATTTTTGATCTGTGAAGCGAAAAGATATAACTTTATAAGCTGCAATGACCTTAAATCTTATATAAAAACACCCATGTTGAAATCAAAGGCACTGCAGCTTAACTGCAGCATATACTACTTACATGTTAACACAATACTTAAATGTAAAGATTCTTTCTGTTTGCAGATGAGATTTGTGAGTGCATTACCACTTCACAAACATCACTAAATTAAGAACAGGATGGATTAACATTGCAGATTGATATGAAGAGTACATGATAATCCAGGTTATCATTAGAGAGGAAAAACAGAATAGCGTCCCAACAAAATATCTCTTCCCAAAGATGAATACTTACATCTCGGAAGTGCCTTCAACCAATGTTTAAAATGTAAGTGAGGTACTTTTTTCGTAAGTTGTCGCAGACTACATACCAGCTTTAGCAGCATCCTCACCATTGGCTTCACCATTGGTAGCGCTGTCCCCCATAAACATAATGCCTGATGGATTAAAGGGAGGAAATTCAGAGCGTATAGACATTGCTTCAGGTTCAACTTCAATCCATTGTCCTGTCTCA
This region of Lolium perenne isolate Kyuss_39 chromosome 2, Kyuss_2.0, whole genome shotgun sequence genomic DNA includes:
- the LOC127333496 gene encoding COP1-interacting protein 7, producing MRPDARLDAAVFQLTPTRTRFDLVLIVNGRKEKIASGLLKPFLAHLKAAQDQIAKGGYSITLEPSSGVDTPWFTRGTVERFVRFVSTPEVLERVTTVESEILQLEDAIAVQSNDSLGLRSVEDHGGKLTESNEGNRTKYDMDADKAIVLYKPESESTPPMQDETTVHEENSKVQLLRVLETRKNVLRKEQAMAFARSVAAGFDIDSLGYLIAFAERFGASRLMRACSQFIELWKQKHETGQWIEVEPEAMSIRSEFPPFNPSGIMFMGDSATNGEANGEDAAKADQKSAQQVGYQAAYPPWAMHPPSGAAVYPPYHMQGMPYYPGANPYYPPYPPADDPRHHYSGRRSSRKHSSDSKDSETLEDGSDHSSSENESTHGRKSHKKGKRSGKKKPSIVVIRNVNVTSKKHGSSESESQSSSDAGSEDSDDSHTKSRDGKHKSSSSKKNGGRKTAMGSGDDGASFGQDADQGNWSSFQNFLLKAEEKTRSNDAELFSGEREPPSSRKKNVNTADPILLTGRDSGNFHELGAVGFESSNGRTRAMRVLSNDELVMSGEGRSYMNGEMKEIEAGGGAYRSGTSDDFMVYGQGRQIDRRSSLDPLAEARYRSPTQVDKNVHGVADESFMIPVRSNSQDNHGPENRTAIDIDVELPYSIQKTPDRKSETKLFYEPDQLIPDRGFDNASFGYDPSMDYDSHMQIQTIVKVEDTNAEDVSHGIDSDAKKPEKQKLKNAKDGLDKRKKEALLRRLSAPKTPLNDAQKRAQNLRAYKADLLKLKKEQEDEQMKRLERLKLERQKRIATRSGKDSTNASREHTNGLSKSAPSFTGAKKEKSGGTTEPLGERLKRLAEPKSFAGTDHPSNPKSITTDHSRRRSLA